In the genome of Neodiprion fabricii isolate iyNeoFabr1 chromosome 4, iyNeoFabr1.1, whole genome shotgun sequence, the window AATGATGGGTCCGCTTTCGAGTCAAGGATCGCTGCCTCAGCGAGGACCAGTGAAGGAGTTCCACTCGATGAACAAGGTGGCGGAATACAGTCCGGAGTACAGACCAGACCAGGCGATGTCACCGCCGTCGCATCACGCGGCCCAAACGGACGACGACAAGGGTCCGATCCACACAATTCCGGCCCCGAATCTGAGCCCGGCTGACAAGCCGTACAACCTGCAATCGCAGGGCGATTACCTGCCTTCCCCGAGCCAGGACTACGCGGCGTCAATATCACCTGCAGGAAACCCCCAGATCAACGTCTTCGGCACCTCTCCACAGACGCAGAGGGTCTCGACGAGTCCCTCGCCAATTTTCCACCGCTACGAGGTGACGGAGACGAACGAGATCGGGCACCAGGACTTCAGGACCTCGGCCCAGCCTGCGGCCTTCCTTACGCCGGATTTCGACGTCACCAGACTGACAGCCGGTGGCGGATCGGCCCAAAACGGTGACGTTTTTGCCGCTCTGCCGTCAAACACCGCCCTCGTCGGTTTCGGCCAGTCGAACGGCGCCATGCAGACGAACCTTCACAGCTCTCTCCACGTCGGTTTTCCCGGCCAAGGAGTCGCGCCGCAATCGACCGATCAGCAGCGGAGTCCCGAACTCCACGTCGGGCATCGGGCGCCGGCCGATCCACCGCTCTCTGCGAACCAGCTTTACGATCTGCTCAACAGTTTCCCCCAGCAGGTTGGCGAACAGTACTCGACCacccagcagcagcagcagcagcagcagcagcaactcGATCAGCTTTTCCCGGCTCAGTTCTCCCAGCCGCAGATGCACTCCTTCAACTACGACGAACAGGCCAACAAGCTGCTCctgcaacagcaacaacagcagcagcagcaacaacaacaacaacagcaacagcaacaacaacagcaacagcaacagcaacagcaacaacttCAACAGCAGCACCAGAATATATTCGTTGATCGGGATTACGGCAGCGGTCGAGTCACCGCTGATTACAGTCTGGAACCCGACTCTCGCGACGCGGGTTTGACCAGGGTGACGGAGAACTCGGAGAACAGCGTTATAGACACAGCCTACGAAGATGTCAAACAGCCCCAACAGCACcggcagcagcaacagcatcAAGGCGGCCAGTCGACGTACTTTGCGCAGGTTGGTGGAGAGGACGACGGAAGTATGTCGACTCAGTTCTACACAACCCTGCCGAGCAGAGAGGCAGCGGAGAAATTGGCGGCTCTGGCCGCAGCTGGGAACGTGAACAGTCATCTTCTGGACCAGTTGAGGAAACAGCAGGCTTCTTCTTCGGTTCTTCCCCCGAATCACAAGGAGGAACGTTACGAGGTCCGAGATCCTGGGGAGGATTTAGAGTCCAGGTATCAGGATATTAGGTATCttcaacagcagcagcagcggaaTGGGCAGAGGGAGGATGAAACCCAAggcgatgatgacgatgatcgACAGAACTCAGAGGGCAAGAGACCGCTGAGGATAATGGTGCCGGACCTAGAAGACTATGGAGAAGATGAAAATGAACAGAGAAATTTTAGGAATGGTGAAGCGGACTCGAACAAGGGAGCGACGATCAGGGAAGAGTACGAGTACGATGACAATCAGGAGGAGGAACAGCGAATTGGGAATATGGAGGAACAGGAGGAGTACGGTCAGAATCCAGACTCGGAATTCGGATCGCGTATCGCAACTACAAAGAACCAGTGATCAGGGAGCAATAACTTGAGGGAGTTTTTGCTCAAACTTTTCTATGGCTTCTACCGAGGAACAGTACATCTGTgggttttttttcacatgttttGTCGACTTTGGATTTTTCCGAATACAGGAAAGAAGAGAACGGAACGacgtatttttataaaatacgaAACGGCGAGTTTTTACTTGCGATATTTGAttgaattgttttctttttttcttattttttttactttttttgaaagtttaGTTCTTACAAAAACCACAACATTTATCAACGGTAAAGAATTTGCACTTTGGGCAAcacaatttaatttattcgtGGATAACGATATTTCGCGATTTCAAGTTCGTATACAAGAGGAAGATGGAgagaaaatattgttccaaCGTATCTCGCGAACaataacatttgaaaaaattttcagttcttcttaatttttttgacaaatccATTTGAGAAACGGTGAACATCATAAGTGGACAAGCCATCACACAAACCGTGTGGAAGATTGATCCTCGATAGGATTTCATATCTCGTACTGAATTATTTGGagctataataatattaattgattatttatttatttatttgttcactaatgtatttattatattaaatttagtattttaaaataaaccAGACCCGATGTTTCGCAATATCATCGATATTGTTATTTTCCCACCTTTTTTACCCACTAAACCTTCCGTTTTCCATtttagacttttttttcagatcattCTGTATGTACAGATTACGAATTGTAATACAATTATGTGGTATTTTCTATAATTACCATAATCAAGAGCTTAAAAATACTTGTCAAATATTCGGTACTTATTGTATGCTATACATACATTTTCTCAGACGGATAATGTGATAGTgaaaacgaaacaacaaaattcCAGATGCGTTTTTGTACGGTCAATAGTCAAttttagttgttttttttaagggggaggggggcaaaacaaaatgaaagtcGAAATAACGACctattatttcaataatccctatatttcttttttctacccTTTACATCGTAATAGTTCGATAGAACTAAAATTCGTTCAAGTAAAAcgacgaacaaaaaataacactattaacaaaaattaataatcatacacgtaaaacaaattttacttaatatttttgttgGGGAGATACAACAGTGGACGATCAATTCAATAATCAATAAGCAAAACTTCATTAACCCGAGTAAATGAAAATCGCGTATTGTCGCAACGTTTCTTATGCACTCTGTAACGCGGAAATTCCATCCGATAATTTTTAAGATGTTTCACGCGTTGTGACTTACACTATGGTATCATGAATAGTCGAATTCATGCTTTAATAGAGTGAAACGAACGAGCATggagaataataattcatgaaaaatttactgaaaaCATGATACAGAAGctagagggaaaaaatttgtttttatcgaTACACGCATACGAGACATTTTCTGTCAATCCGGCTGATCAAGTCTCGTGGTCAGACATCTTTTCTCAACTGGTATGCGGCTAAATGCTGTACAAAGAATCTCCACGAGCGAAGAAGTTCATCGAGTTACTCGCAAAAacttttccaagtttttttcatctttgcaCAAAATTTACGACGTCAATATTAGTAACGTTGgttgaaaacttgtttttctGTTAGTcttgatttcgaaaaatatgtaGCAGGTTTGACGAAAATCGGAAAAGACTAAACAAATTGAAGAGAGGTCAGTGGAAAACATCAAGGCAGATCCGAGTTAAATAATCTCACGTATGAACATGTGGATTTATTTACGTATAACGAAAAACGTCTGTAGAGGATTGACGattttttgcaagaaaaaaaacgtcacaCAAGTTTCTCAAGACAAATTAATCTCTATGAATTGAGCAAtgttatataaaataaattttgctgCAGTCTTGTGAAATGCTTAGTGAAAATGAGAAGCACAAGTGCCGATCTGTTGAAATTAAAGTAGCCCATATGATACCGTATTTGAAAGAATGTTTTACTTCATACATTGGTAACGAAATAATAAGACATTGAATCAATCCCATTATTTACACCGGTATACATTCATCTTCTCCAGGCGAACCCTCTATTTTCATACATACGGTTATAATTATGCAATTCTCCTACTGTAACAGACTCTCGgcgtttgttttttaaatgcGTCTCTAAATtacttgttcttttttttttcgtcttttgtTTCCCTGAATATATTCTCAGCGTTTACTAAATGTGGTCCATAAAGTGAGGTTGTCCATTTTTCTCCAAACGTTTTGTAAGTATATCGCATCCTGTGTCTGTCACTAGCAAAGTCTGTTCAAACTGCGCAGACCACAATCCATTGGTCGTAACTACGGTCCAATTATCTGGCCACATTTCGTCCCTCCAACTGCCTTGCGAAATCATTGGTTCGATAGTAAAACAGTGCCCAGCTTTCATCACGCCAACAGCTTTGTTTTCTATATATGGAAAAGACATGCACTAAGTATGACGGAAGTGACCATAAAGTTTTTCTGTATACTCACTGGCGTAATGAGGGACATTTGGAGCTGTATGAAATAGACGGTGAATTCCATGTCCGCAGTAGCTACGAACAACGCTAAGTCCATGAGACTGAGCGTGCTTTTGAATCACATTACCGATCTCGCGATACTTTTCGCCCGGCTTAACGATATCTATCGCCTTGCTGAGGCACTCGTAAGTGACTtcgaccaatttttttatctccggCTTGACGTTACCGACCAGGAACGTCTCGTTCAAATCGCCGTGAAATCCGTTGTGATAAACGGTGACATCGACTGAAACAATCAAAACAGGGTATGTAGAATGGAGGAATCAATTATatctgaaaaaagtttcggaaTATTTGCTGTAAAACGATCtcataacaattatttttcttgatatGCACAATTCAGTATGTTTGACTAGGAGGAAGCTCCTTGGGACAAATTTTGACGAACAAGTTCAGGGCTAGAAATCGAACCAATTTACCATTGCAAATGTCACCATCCTCCAGTGGCCTCTTATCTGGAATACCGTGACAGATAACTTCGTTCACAGACGTGCAACAGCTTGCGGGAAACTCGTAATAGTTCATAGGAGAAGGGTAACAATCCCTTTCTATGCACGCCTCGTGCACGATTCTGTCTATCTCCGCAGTCGTAACACCGACATCGCAAACACGTGCAGCTTCGTCCAGCACTTCTCGTCCCAGCTGCAGGTGGCAGGAAAGGATGAAATTTCCCATCAGTGATTAGCGAATTATCAAGTGAAACCTCAACATACGTATTTGACAAAATCCAGTCTTATTTATCAGATTCAAACATGCCTAGTTTGATTCTAGATTGATAAGACTTGATGAAAAGTGGAATTCTCGATGGAAACACAAATTTGGATGTTCGTTGACGAGCAAAACATGAGCCAAATTACATTCGGCAAGTTACTTGAAAGGCCAAACAAATGTAATATCAACAATCTGGTttgggaattattttttgataccTTGCAAGCGACTCGCATTCCTTCAATTTCCTCATCGTCGAGTACTTTGATTTGAGCCGAACTTCTAACCGCTTGTTCGCTGAGCGGAACACCAGTTGGATGAGTAGCGTAATCCGGACGACCAATCCTCTCTGGTACTTCGCGACGTGACTCTCTTCTGTACGGACGTAATTTTCCAGTGAAGTGATACGACGGCCACGGATTGTACTCGCCCGATGATTTACTGTCGTTTTCACCCtctaaaattatttcttatctGTTAGTAAAGTTTCAATTGAAACCCAAATACGAAGTATCAAGATTATGGTCATTGTCTCGTTAAACTTTGCTcatcctttttatttttctgtcacATCCATgagggataaaatttttcttctcttgttTTATGCtgatatacacatacatattcTGAAAATGTGTATTACTTCGCTTTGGAATTAGTGGCAAGCAATTTGGCTTTAGCCACTGCATAGAAATGTCAATAGATTTTTAGGAAATCGATACATTTCTATGTCTATTATTGATAGACAGTTGGCGATGAAATAATATACTCACTAGCAAGCTGATGAATCACTTTGTGAGTTTTCCAACTGCCTTTGAAACAGTCCtgaaaaagtaaatgaaaatatatagaatATCAAGTACATGGAAATGGATTATAATTTCATAGtaaaatcataataattacTTATCGTAGAGTTGAAATGAACTTACAAAGACAGGCTAAGACGTTGTTTTTAATTGGAAGAATTCTTACACAATTCAGTTCAAATTACCGCCACTTATCAAATCTTTGTAGTAAGATCATCAAATACCTCACACGTTATATcagtttcatcaattttctaCCGCTATCacaataacaatgaaataCATTACGCATACTGTTCACATCAATGAACAAAGTTTGCAGCAAAACTAGCAATATGCACGAATAGACTTGTTCGTTATTGGAGTTATTGTTCAGCGTGacgcaaaataaaattatataaaaccTTTGAAGCTGACAAtacaatttcatcaatttcatgGCTACAGATTGAAACGCAAATTGCAAGTTATTCAAGAGAAAGAAGATGAAAGGACTTGAGTGAACACGTATGGTAAAAAGCGGATTCGGCGACGAGGCGCCAAAACTTCGATTTAagaaatgtatgtataaagaAAACTAGAAACAAATACCAAGCTCGTATTCATTTAGATCTATCTCGATGATGGAGTGATTACGCGTAAGTTTGGTGTATTATCTCGAAAATCAGATAAAATACGTAAACTTaaataaagtagaaaaatagttgaaatttattgGGGAAATCACAGACATATATTTTTGATAAACCTCGACAAATACGCGATGAATATAATCGCCAGTTTTATACGGTAATGAAAAACCGTACGAATTAATTGACCGGTCGTTAAAATAGATTCAATTAGCATTGCAAATGCATTTgacgaattaaaataaagcGAGGAATCACGTGGAAGAAActtgaaatgataaaaaaggCTGGGTAAGAAAAAGGAGCGGACATAAAACGAAGAGACGGTTCCTAACCTAGAAGTATTTAATAATAGCGGAAACCTACCTGAGAGCAGAAATACGATCCTTGTATTCCGATCTTCAGACAAGTCGGACACTGCAGGCTCGCCACTGCTTTGCAGCCCGGCGTTTCGCACATTCCAAGAGCCAACGCCATTTTCGTACTCACGAGGGTGTAATTTCTGCAATTTTCTAATTCCCTACTCGCACCGATTCTTCTCCAACCTCCCTACCAAAGTACCAGCTCGTACGCACGGTGAAACGAAGTGGAATGGAGCTAAGGCCGAGCTAATTCGAGCCTAGCCTTGCACGGTTCTTACTTTATTACCGAACGAGTAACGCAACGCGACGGATCGCTGACCGTCACTCGGCGGGCAGGATCTGATACTTCTTTATCGACGCAACACGGTAGACCCGAAGGTAACACGTTTGGTTTAATGGTGAGGCAATGAACTTATtacattataataaaaatgtaagaGAATATTACTTGCGACTTTTGATGCACATACAATACATTACGAGTGAGCAGAATCCAATATtagtaaaaatttaatgctaTAATCATCATGGCAATTCCAAATCGCATCGATTCTTACCTCCTTCGTGCTGCTTCATAGTTTGAATGCAGTAGTCTCTCTAGCACCTGTTCAGATTTATTCGGATCATTGCTAACCGTGGTCCACAATACTGCAATGTAGTCTGTTTCTGTAATCAAGTCAGAGACAATGACATTTCATCGGTATTTCATCTTTAAATGTAAATGTAGTAAATGAAGACTGTTCTCGAAGGCATACCTGTTAGTTCTTCTCTATAACATCACGATCAATTCGGTTTCTCGGAAAATATCAACGGTAGACCGAAAATTGGCTCGACCAAAGTTGTagagaattaaatttcctGCCAGTTTAGGTCTGACCATTTTTactataaaattgaaaataaacgagttatttgataaaaacattttgctcccTGAGTCGGGTACATGTTCGCGCCCTTTTTATCCTAACCAAAGAGGAGTCtggtattattaattttacaaataagATATCGATAACTGCTCAAAAAACCCAAGATCAGGCTTGGTCATTTAACATGAgttcattacttttttttttatccctttcAGCCACGCCCCCAAGCCAAAGGCTACGCCGCAAGGAAACCGGACTTTCGAATCATTATAAACTATGTTTAGAGAGTATAATGAAATGGAGAATTTGCTGTGTCACACCACGTGGCCAAAATGTTCACTGTGTCTTAGATTAGTAATTTAGTACGGTCTAAGGTTCATAGCACCAGCGTCACTTGGCAGTGAGCGAACTCGAGTCGTCACCACGCCGTGGGTGCACGTCATGAGTCAATAATGTCACATTCAGTAACTCAGTATCGTAATTTCATGTTTGCCTGGGGTGAATATCCACCCCAGTCTGTTCTTGGGTCAAATTGAGCACAAATTCGGTACGCAAGACGTGACCCAGGCACGGTGGAACCACTAGAACGCAGATTATGTACAGGGTGTCTACTGCTCTTTACGTATCATTAAATCCTGGAAGTgttacggaaaataaaaattgcccGTCAATTCGTCGATAATTTCTGGATTAATTTGATTTATCCTGcaaaatttgatataataCATTTTTGGTTGAAAACTGCGACATTTCATTTGTCCCACGCTGCCTTCAATGTATGAAATTTCAGCAGATTGACCATGCGGTCGTTAACAATTCACTCTGCATATAAACtaccaaataaattttttgattcaacACCTAACCTGAAACTTATCTTGTCcttaaaaattcattagaaatcgaaatttgaagtcatagaatttttcaataaaaatttttgattgcaGTAGAGTATGTGTCACGTACAGGTAGCGGCGTGGATCCTGAAACAGGCGCTATAAGCTAGTGTATAGGTTAGGTTTACTCTGACTATAGCTTGCCGTCTCAGAACCCATGCCGCAAAGGGTATAATACGTAAGTAAACAAAGTTTGATCTGAAAAAGGCGGGGTCTCATACAAGTTATTAAAGCCCACGGATTTGAATTCGATTACTTATCAATTTAATCTTAAGTAATTAGCATTAATTTCTTAAAGAtgatgatataataatatatttgtatatttatgtaattgtATTACCGTGATAACAGTATATGAATAATATAGCTGTATATGGGGATAATcatattccttttttttttcatttccctttctttttattcagttttacttttttaatttatttatatcatcGTTTACCTTCCTCCATTTTCCATTCTTATCATCGAAGAAACGTTCGATAGGAAATGATTCggtatatatttaattttaattttttttcctttcggcAAACACTTTTTAATCTTGGATAATTTTCTtgctattatacatatataatcaCCGTAATGATTTCATGCATATTTATTCTCCTGTATGCaagtatgtgtatgtatatacgtatatgtgtatgttcataaaattgttgaaaactaAAAAGTGGTGGATCTGTATGAACGTTAGGTAATAACTTAAGAGAATATAATgctattatgtatatttatactaaatttgtgtttatatttagtatgtgtgtatgtatatattcacatGCACCTTTTTTCGTTAGAACGCAGTTATTACGTAATAAACAATTCATGGTTACCAgctgttaatattattactgttatttattactattactatgaatattattatgattatttatgattatttatgattattataaaCACCGCTATCGTACAATTATAATCAAGTTGTTAAGTAAAAGGAGAAACTCTTAGctaaatgaaatttgtttgtttggtATGAATGATATTTCAAAACTTCGCCTCTTCTTGACTCGAAAAACTGCGTTTGcttgttttatttcactttacaatttataaatcaaGAACGATTTTGTAAACCTTAAGGCCTTTAGACCGaaacaaatattcaataaaaatgatatgaaagaaaaaaacaaaaacataattACTCAATATTTCCCCGCTCACTTATCAACGAATAGAAATTGAACATGAAAGAACAATGGGCGAAAATCAATTGGTAAAGATTATTGTACGTGAAGGAAAAGTAATGAATGTGACTGAGTTTATTCTTTTACTCGAACAACATTGAGCATTTCTTTATTCATTAGCCATTCATTAtctttattactattatttaatttttttaatgttatttgttaaatttcatTGCTATTACTATAActattgtttttgttatttatgtacaaccatctttatattatataatatgatCTATGGATTTCGGTATAAGTTAGccaatatttttgttatgctttatttcttttttcaacattttttttttttttttttttaagtgtgtttcttttactttttcgtttttctttctgtgCCATTGGTGATGATGTGCGCGAGCATAGAGCCttatataaaaattagttttgatAGAGCTATGTATGTGATTTCGGTGATTACTTATTACGAATTACGTTCATATAATTGCTATACTAACTTACGTTGAGATCTAGTAGGTCACATAATCTGTCTACAATATTGGCCTCCTTATCtacgttttattattatatatacgtatatacacatacacatacaatatgtatacgtatacatatataaatatatcctTATCACATAGAGgtatattattactattttttacaCGTTTCTCATTTCCTCTAATTGCTACCAAtgattaattgttatttaattattattattgttatttttattcttgtatttacaattacaaatccacgtattatacatacaagtCATAATACCAAGCCCCTAATAAGCAATCGTCGTGCTAATCTCATTTGATTTACGCGTAATTAGGGCTCAACGAttggatctcgattttttctttttttctctttttatccaATAAACCATAATAATCTattaaaaatcgtaaatataGTATTAatagttgatatttttattactactattattCCTTATACGAAAAACCTAAGATGCCATTCAAAATTCTCACGAAGTAAAACATGCAAGTTCTTATccataggtatgtatacacaattgcctgaaaaaaatagatgggattgatggaaaaaaattgagaaataagAGGTAAAATCTTAGTTCAAAGTGTAGTTCATTTCTTAACGCCACCGTACTTTTAATGTTTATGCAGAGAGAGGCATTGCTGGATCATAGAATTTTCCCATGCTCAATTTGTATGTCATAAAAgaataagataaaataaaataagaactTGAGGTAAGATTATAAATAGTTGCTTTTTTCTATCCTACTCCAATAACGAATAATCAAggcattattattgatataaatattattgtaaataattatattaacagATTTATAATATTCCACGTCCAAGTTGTGTGTGCGAAGtaggtataaattttcattcgcaattGATTATCAAAAAGCGTATATTTCATGTCGCAAGTTTAGAAACTTGGAACCCGATCAACATTATTCGTATATACGTGAAACTGTGATTATCGCAAGTGTAAAATCACTTTTTGACTTACTGTACATCGGTTACATCATCATTACATAATCGCGATTTGCGATAAAATAGTAAGTATATGTCTGTAtttgtgtgtatgtatacatataaatatataatatacacacacactcacatatatatgtatattatataatgtaacattttttcttctttcacaaATCTGTTTCAGAATTAATTTCGTAACTAAATGGTTATGTCTCAATTCAATTCTCAATGCAACAGCAGACTTGTTTACATCTAGCACATTAGTCGTAATCTTGTACGCGCAGACACAAACGCACGCATACTCACAAACACGCACAGAGTATTATTACTTAATTACGTGACAAATTTGTACACCTAAATTTAAATCTACATTTCTTACATTCTTTCTAATTTcgtgatttcttttttgttccgTTTTCATTATGTCgctatttttttcacctttttttcttctccatcTATCTGAGCCAAGTGTTAAAATAATAACTTGACGTACGAAAATATTGTAATGAAAAGGAGGATGATAAGCAACATCCCTTAATCGTCACgacgaaataattattttctaccgCCTTCTCTActacttattattattcttattattatttttttgtcttttagTTTTTCGTTCATATGCAATTTCGCATTTATAATC includes:
- the LOC124180111 gene encoding probable serine/threonine-protein kinase DDB_G0267686 isoform X2 produces the protein MAINWVRWLLAACVCASLWSVALARYKYRNQQPPIYKKSWPTGPRISMGNSVHMNAGPPGYKPNYNRPIYKPTSYRYPPPNPVRRPPMFGAPPSWKSPPMMGPLSSQGSLPQRGPVKEFHSMNKVAEYSPEYRPDQAMSPPSHHAAQTDDDKGPIHTIPAPNLSPADKPYNLQSQGDYLPSPSQDYAASISPAGNPQINVFGTSPQTQRVSTSPSPIFHRYEVTETNEIGHQDFRTSAQPAAFLTPDFDVTRLTAGGGSAQNGDVFAALPSNTALVGFGQSNGAMQTNLHSSLHVGFPGQGVAPQSTDQQRSPELHVGHRAPADPPLSANQLYDLLNSFPQQVGEQYSTTQQQQQQQQQQLDQLFPAQFSQPQMHSFNYDEQANKLLLQQQQQQQQQQQQQQQQQQQQQQQQQQQQLQQQHQNIFVDRDYGSGRVTADYSLEPDSRDAGLTRVTENSENSVIDTAYEDVKQPQQHRQQQQHQGGQSTYFAQVGGEDDGSMSTQFYTTLPSREAAEKLAALAAAGNVNSHLLDQLRKQQASSSVLPPNHKEERYEVRDPGEDLESRYQDIRYLQQQQQRNGQREDETQGDDDDDRQNSEGKRPLRIMVPDLEDYGEDENEQRNFRNGEADSNKGATIREEYEYDDNQEEEQRIGNMEEQEEYGQNPDSEFGSRIATTKNQ
- the LOC124180111 gene encoding probable serine/threonine-protein kinase DDB_G0267686 isoform X1, with amino-acid sequence MKAINWVRWLLAACVCASLWSVALARYKYRNQQPPIYKKSWPTGPRISMGNSVHMNAGPPGYKPNYNRPIYKPTSYRYPPPNPVRRPPMFGAPPSWKSPPMMGPLSSQGSLPQRGPVKEFHSMNKVAEYSPEYRPDQAMSPPSHHAAQTDDDKGPIHTIPAPNLSPADKPYNLQSQGDYLPSPSQDYAASISPAGNPQINVFGTSPQTQRVSTSPSPIFHRYEVTETNEIGHQDFRTSAQPAAFLTPDFDVTRLTAGGGSAQNGDVFAALPSNTALVGFGQSNGAMQTNLHSSLHVGFPGQGVAPQSTDQQRSPELHVGHRAPADPPLSANQLYDLLNSFPQQVGEQYSTTQQQQQQQQQQLDQLFPAQFSQPQMHSFNYDEQANKLLLQQQQQQQQQQQQQQQQQQQQQQQQQQQQLQQQHQNIFVDRDYGSGRVTADYSLEPDSRDAGLTRVTENSENSVIDTAYEDVKQPQQHRQQQQHQGGQSTYFAQVGGEDDGSMSTQFYTTLPSREAAEKLAALAAAGNVNSHLLDQLRKQQASSSVLPPNHKEERYEVRDPGEDLESRYQDIRYLQQQQQRNGQREDETQGDDDDDRQNSEGKRPLRIMVPDLEDYGEDENEQRNFRNGEADSNKGATIREEYEYDDNQEEEQRIGNMEEQEEYGQNPDSEFGSRIATTKNQ
- the LOC124180114 gene encoding methionine aminopeptidase 1; the encoded protein is MALALGMCETPGCKAVASLQCPTCLKIGIQGSYFCSQDCFKGSWKTHKVIHQLAKGENDSKSSGEYNPWPSYHFTGKLRPYRRESRREVPERIGRPDYATHPTGVPLSEQAVRSSAQIKVLDDEEIEGMRVACKLGREVLDEAARVCDVGVTTAEIDRIVHEACIERDCYPSPMNYYEFPASCCTSVNEVICHGIPDKRPLEDGDICNVDVTVYHNGFHGDLNETFLVGNVKPEIKKLVEVTYECLSKAIDIVKPGEKYREIGNVIQKHAQSHGLSVVRSYCGHGIHRLFHTAPNVPHYAKNKAVGVMKAGHCFTIEPMISQGSWRDEMWPDNWTVVTTNGLWSAQFEQTLLVTDTGCDILTKRLEKNGQPHFMDHI